A portion of the Candidatus Binataceae bacterium genome contains these proteins:
- a CDS encoding nitronate monooxygenase, with translation MLHTPICDYFGIEHPIVLAGMGGVAMHQLVAAVSNAGGLGVLGAAALSPKGLRREIQLTRELTDKPFAVDLLAPIPSMMRPFMPILLEEKIKIFVAGLAVPAEFIQSMHEHGMKVVVMCGKVHHGVKSQEAGTDVVVAQGTEAGGHTGEIGTLALVPQMIDAVRLPVLAAGGIADGRQVAAALTLGAQAVVIGTRFIATPEAQAAPAYRAAILKAHEDSTLRTRAYTGKTCRVIRTEYAMEFERAPMTIKPFPEQVEVSQRNGVMDYSGLNGDLDPTRGFMPTGQGAGLIRETKPAAQVFAELLAETRAALTRAGSLIQAR, from the coding sequence ATGTTGCATACGCCAATCTGCGATTATTTCGGGATCGAGCATCCGATCGTGCTGGCCGGAATGGGCGGCGTCGCGATGCATCAACTGGTCGCCGCAGTCTCGAACGCCGGCGGCCTCGGCGTCCTCGGCGCGGCGGCGCTCTCGCCCAAGGGGCTGCGCCGCGAGATCCAGCTCACGCGCGAGCTTACCGACAAGCCCTTCGCGGTCGATCTGCTCGCGCCGATCCCGTCGATGATGCGCCCCTTCATGCCGATTCTGCTCGAGGAGAAAATCAAGATTTTCGTCGCTGGGCTCGCCGTGCCCGCCGAGTTCATCCAGTCGATGCATGAGCACGGGATGAAGGTCGTCGTGATGTGCGGCAAGGTCCATCACGGGGTCAAGTCGCAGGAGGCCGGCACCGACGTGGTTGTCGCGCAAGGGACCGAGGCCGGTGGCCATACCGGAGAGATCGGCACGCTGGCGCTGGTGCCGCAGATGATCGACGCGGTGCGGCTGCCGGTGCTGGCGGCGGGCGGGATCGCCGACGGCCGCCAGGTTGCCGCCGCTCTGACGCTCGGCGCACAGGCCGTAGTGATCGGGACCCGTTTCATCGCCACGCCCGAGGCGCAGGCGGCACCCGCCTATCGCGCCGCGATCCTCAAGGCGCACGAGGACTCGACGCTCCGCACCCGCGCCTACACCGGCAAGACCTGCCGCGTGATCCGTACCGAATACGCGATGGAGTTCGAGCGCGCGCCCATGACGATCAAGCCCTTTCCCGAACAGGTCGAGGTCTCGCAGCGTAACGGCGTGATGGATTACAGCGGGCTCAACGGCGACCTCGATCCTACGCGCGGCTTTATGCCGACCGGACAGGGCGCCGGGCTCATCCGCGAGACCAAGCCTGCGGCGCAAGTCTTTGCCGAGCTGCTCGCTGAAACCCGCGCCGCGCTGACCCGCGCCGGATCATTAATTCAAGCGAGATGA
- a CDS encoding sulfotransferase domain-containing protein, with amino-acid sequence MSEKLPVLRRPQRNFMMDSLRWNFFAPRADDIVVATSYKAGTTWAQNIVANLIFSGRLPSSIHELSPWLDMRIFPLEIILTNLEQQTHRRSLKTHLPLDSLPFYQEIKYIYVGRDPRDVFMSMWNFYGDFNLQTLAAFNSIPGRVGPELEPCPADIHEFWRIWMTRGAFEAESDGYPFGSVLRHAQSWWDYRELPNILFVHYADLLADLEGGMKRVAHFLEITPPADAWPQIVRNCTFAEMKTHGGDLMPQTKMILKGGPDSFFHKGTNGRWRDILDEDELKLYDAAAKRELAPDCRRWLEQGGAV; translated from the coding sequence GTGAGCGAGAAGCTTCCCGTCCTGAGGCGTCCTCAGCGAAACTTCATGATGGACAGTCTGCGTTGGAATTTCTTTGCGCCGCGGGCGGACGACATCGTGGTGGCAACTTCGTACAAGGCCGGAACCACCTGGGCCCAGAACATCGTCGCCAACCTGATTTTCTCGGGACGGCTTCCCAGCTCGATCCACGAGTTATCACCCTGGCTCGATATGCGCATCTTTCCGCTCGAAATAATTCTGACCAACCTCGAACAACAGACCCATCGCCGTTCGCTCAAGACGCATCTGCCGCTCGACAGCCTGCCGTTTTATCAGGAGATCAAATATATCTATGTCGGCCGCGACCCGCGCGACGTCTTCATGTCCATGTGGAATTTTTATGGCGATTTTAATCTGCAGACGCTTGCGGCCTTCAACAGTATTCCGGGGCGAGTCGGACCCGAGCTGGAGCCCTGTCCGGCCGACATTCACGAATTCTGGCGCATTTGGATGACGCGCGGCGCCTTCGAGGCGGAGAGCGATGGCTATCCGTTCGGGTCGGTACTGCGTCATGCCCAGTCGTGGTGGGATTACCGCGAGTTGCCGAATATCCTGTTCGTGCATTACGCCGATCTGCTCGCCGATCTCGAAGGTGGCATGAAGCGAGTCGCGCACTTTCTGGAGATCACCCCGCCGGCTGACGCGTGGCCACAGATAGTTCGCAACTGCACCTTCGCGGAAATGAAGACGCACGGCGGTGATTTGATGCCGCAGACGAAAATGATTCTCAAGGGCGGCCCTGATTCCTTCTTTCACAAGGGCACCAATGGCCGCTGGCGCGACATCCTCGATGAGGATGAATTGAAGCTCTACGATGCCGCGGCCAAGCGCGAGCTGGCCCCCGACTGCAGACGCTGGCTCGAGCAGGGCGGCGCGGTCTGA
- a CDS encoding LL-diaminopimelate aminotransferase, which yields MQIKTAARLSLLPPYLFAELDRLKREVQQTGVDVISLGIGDPDLPTPAHIVSALQRTAELPANHRYPDYQGLERFREAAANWYRRRFGVTLDPAREVCALIGSKEGIANFPVAVVDPGDIVLIPDPGYPVYYSGCVFNGGEPYFMPLRKDNAFIPDLAAIPAEVARRAKLMWLNYPNNPTAATAEPEFLQRAVKFCREHNIILAFDIAYSEIAFNGYRAPSVLELDGARECAIEFHSLSKTFSMTGWRVGFAAGNAQLVGALGTVKTNMDSGVFQPVQEAAIAALDGGDATLREYCAIYQARRDLMVRALRRLGLECDAPRATFYLWAKTPAGYTSVSFTERVLKETGVVITPGSGFGKSGEGYVRFSLTVPNARLQEAVGRIQTLRL from the coding sequence GTGCAGATTAAAACCGCCGCGCGACTGAGCCTGCTGCCACCATATCTGTTTGCCGAGCTCGACCGGCTCAAGCGCGAGGTTCAGCAGACCGGCGTTGACGTGATCAGCCTGGGCATCGGCGATCCCGACCTGCCGACGCCCGCCCATATCGTCAGCGCATTGCAGCGGACGGCAGAATTGCCCGCCAACCATCGCTATCCGGATTATCAGGGGCTCGAGCGTTTCCGCGAAGCCGCGGCCAACTGGTACCGGCGTCGCTTCGGCGTGACTCTCGATCCGGCGCGCGAGGTCTGCGCCCTCATTGGCTCGAAGGAAGGCATCGCGAATTTTCCCGTCGCTGTAGTCGATCCGGGCGATATCGTGCTGATCCCCGATCCGGGCTATCCGGTCTATTACTCCGGCTGCGTCTTCAACGGCGGCGAACCATATTTCATGCCGCTGCGCAAGGACAACGCCTTCATCCCGGACCTGGCCGCGATTCCCGCCGAGGTCGCGCGGCGCGCCAAGCTGATGTGGCTGAACTATCCGAACAATCCGACCGCGGCGACCGCCGAGCCGGAGTTCCTGCAGCGCGCCGTCAAGTTCTGCCGCGAGCACAACATCATCCTCGCGTTCGACATCGCCTATTCGGAAATCGCCTTCAACGGTTATCGCGCGCCGAGCGTGCTCGAACTCGACGGCGCGCGCGAATGCGCGATCGAGTTCCATTCGCTCTCGAAGACTTTCTCGATGACCGGATGGCGCGTCGGTTTCGCGGCCGGCAACGCACAACTGGTCGGCGCGCTCGGTACGGTCAAGACCAACATGGATTCGGGCGTCTTTCAGCCCGTGCAGGAGGCCGCGATCGCGGCGCTCGACGGCGGCGACGCCACGCTACGCGAATACTGCGCGATCTATCAGGCGCGGCGCGATCTCATGGTCAGAGCGCTGCGCCGCCTCGGGCTCGAATGCGACGCGCCGCGCGCGACCTTCTATCTGTGGGCCAAAACACCGGCCGGCTACACATCCGTGTCGTTTACCGAGCGCGTATTGAAAGAGACCGGCGTCGTCATCACTCCGGGTTCGGGCTTCGGCAAAAGCGGGGAAGGTTACGTGCGTTTCTCGTTGACCGTCCCGAACGCGCGGCTGCAAGAGGCGGTGGGGCGAATCCAGACGCTGCGGTTATAA
- the folK gene encoding 2-amino-4-hydroxy-6-hydroxymethyldihydropteridine diphosphokinase translates to MPNRAFIGIGSNLGDRAANYRDAIERIAALPGTRIVRQSSIYETAPVGEIKGAFLNGVIEVETEFAADAMMRRLLAIERAMGRKRAPASRKPAARVQLRPRTIDLDLLFFNKEVIDTPALTIPHPRLHERRFVLAPMVELAPALIHPKSNKTISELLVDLKSAQRVALARADQLRPQARREVTVR, encoded by the coding sequence ATGCCCAATCGGGCTTTTATTGGTATCGGCAGCAACCTCGGCGATCGTGCCGCGAACTATCGGGATGCGATCGAGCGGATCGCGGCGCTGCCGGGGACCCGTATCGTCCGCCAGTCATCGATTTATGAAACCGCGCCGGTGGGCGAGATCAAGGGAGCTTTCCTGAACGGCGTGATCGAGGTCGAAACCGAATTCGCGGCCGACGCGATGATGCGGCGGCTGCTGGCCATCGAGCGCGCGATGGGCCGCAAACGCGCCCCGGCCAGCCGCAAACCGGCGGCGCGGGTCCAACTCCGCCCGCGTACGATCGATCTCGATCTGCTCTTCTTCAACAAGGAAGTGATCGACACGCCTGCCCTGACCATACCTCATCCGCGGCTCCACGAGCGGCGCTTCGTGCTGGCCCCGATGGTCGAGTTGGCGCCGGCGCTGATCCATCCGAAATCCAACAAGACCATTTCCGAACTCCTGGTCGATCTCAAATCGGCCCAGCGAGTCGCCCTGGCGCGCGCGGATCAGCTCCGTCCGCAAGCCCGGCGGGAGGTAACCGTTAGATGA
- the fsa gene encoding fructose-6-phosphate aldolase, translated as MKFFVDSAEPAEIREALSWGLADGVTTNPSLLAKTGRPYAEVLREICDLVNGPISAEVVATDAATMCEEGQKLARIHPNIVVKCPLTIEGLKATKALSARGIRVNVTLIFSPLQGLAAAKCGACYLSPFVGRLDDIGQDGFAAVEQLLRIIKNYSYPAEVLVASIRSPGHLLRAAEIGAHIATLPFAVIKQTLYHPLTEIGLERFLADWRESKQKI; from the coding sequence ATGAAATTCTTTGTCGATTCTGCCGAGCCCGCTGAGATTCGCGAGGCGTTGAGCTGGGGCCTGGCCGACGGCGTGACCACTAATCCGAGCCTGCTCGCCAAGACCGGCCGCCCCTACGCCGAAGTCCTGCGCGAGATTTGCGATCTGGTCAACGGCCCGATCAGCGCCGAAGTCGTCGCCACCGACGCCGCGACGATGTGCGAGGAGGGGCAGAAACTCGCGCGCATCCATCCGAATATCGTGGTCAAATGTCCTCTCACGATCGAGGGCCTCAAGGCCACCAAGGCCTTGAGCGCACGCGGCATCCGCGTCAACGTCACGTTGATTTTCAGCCCGCTTCAAGGCTTGGCCGCGGCCAAGTGCGGAGCGTGCTATCTGTCGCCCTTCGTCGGCCGGCTCGACGATATCGGGCAGGACGGTTTTGCCGCGGTCGAGCAGTTGCTGCGGATCATCAAAAACTACAGTTATCCCGCCGAGGTGCTGGTCGCCTCGATTCGCTCGCCCGGTCATCTGCTGCGCGCAGCCGAGATCGGCGCGCACATCGCGACGCTGCCCTTCGCCGTGATCAAACAGACGCTCTATCATCCGCTCACCGAGATCGGCCTCGAACGCTTCCTCGCCGACTGGCGCGAGTCCAAGCAGAAGATCTGA
- a CDS encoding LLM class F420-dependent oxidoreductase, giving the protein MPQLAFPLRFGIQIPQQNTTWPEILALAQEVDDLGYETAWVFDHFLPIFSDPTGPCLEGWTALSALAMATKRVRIGTMVTGNTYRHPAVLAKMATTVDIISGGRLILGVGAGWFELEHNQYGIPFPTVGTRLRRLDEALTVIKLLWTEERANFSGKHFNLRDASFNPKPLQRPHPPILVGATGEEVALAIVARHAQMWNSFGTPEVFRHKIARLEQHCATIGRDPATIEKSVLISGPFSANDARRQVEEYVAAGVTHIIFSVTPKDREWVRRFAKEIIPAIRQESAVRYEING; this is encoded by the coding sequence GTGCCGCAATTAGCCTTTCCCCTTCGTTTCGGTATCCAGATTCCGCAACAGAATACGACCTGGCCCGAGATTCTCGCGCTCGCGCAGGAGGTGGATGACCTCGGCTACGAAACCGCGTGGGTCTTCGATCATTTTCTGCCGATATTTTCCGATCCGACCGGGCCCTGCCTCGAAGGCTGGACCGCGCTCAGCGCCCTCGCGATGGCGACAAAGCGCGTTCGGATCGGCACGATGGTCACCGGCAACACCTACCGTCATCCGGCGGTGCTGGCGAAGATGGCGACGACCGTCGATATCATCAGCGGCGGGCGGCTGATTCTCGGCGTTGGCGCCGGATGGTTCGAGCTAGAACACAATCAATACGGCATCCCGTTCCCGACCGTCGGCACAAGGTTGCGACGGCTCGACGAAGCGTTGACGGTGATCAAGCTGCTCTGGACCGAGGAGCGCGCGAACTTCAGCGGGAAGCACTTCAATCTGCGCGACGCCAGCTTCAACCCGAAGCCGCTGCAGCGGCCCCATCCGCCGATCCTGGTCGGCGCGACCGGCGAAGAGGTCGCCCTCGCGATCGTGGCGCGTCACGCGCAGATGTGGAATTCCTTCGGCACGCCGGAGGTCTTCCGCCACAAGATCGCGCGCCTCGAACAGCACTGCGCAACGATTGGCCGCGACCCGGCCACGATCGAAAAGTCCGTGCTGATCTCCGGGCCGTTCTCAGCGAACGACGCTCGTCGTCAAGTCGAGGAATACGTCGCGGCCGGCGTCACGCATATCATCTTTTCCGTCACGCCTAAGGACCGCGAATGGGTCCGCCGCTTCGCCAAAGAGATCATCCCGGCGATCCGCCAGGAATCAGCGGTGCGTTACGAAATCAATGGGTGA
- a CDS encoding SdpI family protein, protein MVAAIVCFTASLIVVAIAYPLWAGKIPPNSWYGYRTPRSMADEESWYAANRMAGRDLIVGAVGSAVVMIAILAAGRWIGHAASGFRSSSSLPRFSVRSRTASGELNGFNPITSRVTH, encoded by the coding sequence ATGGTCGCCGCCATTGTCTGTTTCACAGCCAGCCTGATCGTCGTCGCGATCGCGTATCCGCTGTGGGCCGGGAAAATCCCGCCAAATAGTTGGTACGGTTACCGAACGCCGCGCTCGATGGCTGACGAGGAAAGCTGGTACGCGGCCAATCGGATGGCAGGCCGCGACTTGATTGTCGGCGCTGTGGGTAGCGCTGTTGTGATGATCGCGATACTCGCGGCAGGCCGCTGGATTGGCCATGCCGCATCTGGATTCCGCTCGTCGTCTTCGTTGCCGCGATTCTCAGTGCGGTCGCGCACAGCATCTGGCGAATTGAACGGGTTCAACCCGATCACGAGCCGGGTCACCCATTGA
- the ispG gene encoding (E)-4-hydroxy-3-methylbut-2-enyl-diphosphate synthase, translating into MEQRKTRTVRIGAIAVGGDAPVVVQSMCATRTVDIDATVAQTHQLAAAGAGIVRIALDNEKEVAALKEIRAQTAGVTLSVDLQENYKIAGKVAPYVDKIRYNPGHLHHIEKAKSIPQKVQWLAEIARDHDLAIRIGVNCGSVAPAFLEQHPGDQLAAIVESAAYHCDLMDQFGFERFVVSLKDSDPAKVLDANRRFAERRPDVPLHLGVTEAGLPPDGITKTRLAFEKLLAQSIGETIRVSLTLPNDRKHEEVLVGHKIIEDVKAGRFISVPDFGQGLNIISCPSCSRVENEKFVELAQEVKELTTYAAMHKITIAVMGCRVNGPGETDDADLGLWCGPTTVNLKRKSRKLGNFKYDEVIGRLKLEVDKLIADSAAARN; encoded by the coding sequence GTGGAGCAACGCAAAACCCGTACAGTCAGGATTGGCGCGATAGCGGTCGGCGGCGACGCGCCGGTGGTGGTGCAATCGATGTGCGCGACGCGCACCGTCGATATCGACGCGACCGTCGCGCAGACCCATCAGCTCGCCGCCGCCGGCGCGGGTATCGTGCGGATCGCGCTCGACAACGAAAAAGAGGTCGCGGCGCTCAAAGAGATTCGGGCGCAGACCGCGGGTGTCACGCTCTCGGTCGATCTGCAGGAGAACTATAAGATCGCCGGCAAGGTCGCGCCATACGTCGACAAGATTCGCTACAACCCCGGCCATCTGCATCATATCGAGAAGGCCAAGTCGATTCCGCAGAAGGTACAATGGCTGGCCGAGATCGCCCGCGACCACGACCTGGCGATTCGGATCGGCGTCAATTGCGGCTCGGTGGCGCCGGCCTTTCTCGAACAGCACCCTGGCGATCAGCTTGCGGCGATCGTCGAGTCGGCCGCCTATCACTGTGACCTGATGGATCAGTTCGGCTTCGAGCGCTTCGTCGTTTCGCTCAAGGACTCCGATCCGGCGAAGGTGCTCGACGCGAATCGGCGCTTTGCCGAGCGGCGGCCCGACGTGCCGCTGCATCTGGGGGTGACCGAGGCCGGACTACCGCCCGACGGCATCACCAAGACGCGCCTCGCCTTCGAGAAGCTGCTGGCGCAGTCGATCGGCGAAACTATCCGGGTCTCGCTGACCCTACCCAACGATCGCAAGCATGAAGAAGTGCTCGTCGGCCATAAGATTATCGAGGATGTCAAGGCCGGCCGCTTCATCTCGGTGCCGGATTTCGGCCAGGGACTTAATATCATCTCGTGCCCGTCATGCTCGCGGGTCGAAAACGAAAAGTTTGTCGAGCTGGCGCAGGAGGTCAAGGAGCTGACCACCTATGCCGCGATGCACAAAATCACGATCGCGGTGATGGGCTGCCGGGTGAACGGGCCGGGCGAGACCGACGACGCCGATTTGGGGCTGTGGTGCGGTCCGACGACGGTCAACCTCAAGCGCAAGTCGCGCAAGCTTGGCAACTTCAAGTATGACGAAGTGATCGGCCGCCTCAAGCTGGAAGTCGATAAGCTGATCGCCGACTCTGCCGCTGCCCGCAACTAG
- a CDS encoding XRE family transcriptional regulator has product MAANLRPAPPPVQLHARLGALRRARGWSLAELASRTQLSRPYLSRLESGNRQPSLAALLALSQAYQMPLQSLVDSGVEFQPSAVTVSGERTQIRRGNGLLYRTVSGGGPGVNLNAVHVTVPNSRRPVPLAHHEGEELLYVLSGALNLSFEHQTHLLKPGDSAHFDARRPHRLAAADNRDAEVLLVAYVPAARREESVTIKSAPAIVSRPRAVGTAKTLARKNLARSKKVAAPLGAVAICTALEQTP; this is encoded by the coding sequence ATGGCCGCGAATCTGAGACCCGCGCCGCCGCCCGTACAACTGCACGCGCGGCTCGGAGCCCTGCGCCGCGCTCGTGGCTGGAGTCTGGCTGAGCTCGCGAGCCGTACCCAGCTCTCGCGGCCCTACCTCTCGCGGCTCGAGAGCGGAAATCGGCAGCCCTCGCTCGCCGCGCTGCTGGCGCTGTCGCAGGCCTATCAGATGCCGCTGCAATCGCTCGTCGATAGCGGAGTCGAGTTCCAGCCGTCGGCAGTGACGGTCTCTGGTGAACGCACGCAAATCCGGCGCGGCAACGGCCTGCTCTACCGCACAGTTTCCGGCGGCGGCCCCGGGGTCAATCTCAATGCGGTTCATGTGACGGTGCCGAATAGCCGCCGTCCGGTGCCCCTGGCTCATCACGAAGGCGAGGAGTTGCTTTACGTGCTGTCTGGCGCGTTGAACCTGAGCTTCGAGCATCAGACGCATCTGCTGAAGCCGGGGGATTCCGCGCATTTCGACGCGCGCAGGCCCCATCGGCTCGCGGCCGCTGACAACCGCGACGCCGAGGTGCTCTTGGTCGCCTACGTCCCGGCCGCTCGGCGCGAAGAGTCCGTCACGATCAAGTCCGCGCCTGCGATAGTCTCGCGCCCGCGTGCGGTCGGTACGGCGAAAACACTTGCGCGGAAAAATCTCGCGCGGAGCAAAAAGGTCGCCGCGCCATTGGGCGCCGTCGCAATCTGCACCGCCCTCGAGCAGACTCCCTGA
- a CDS encoding MOSC N-terminal beta barrel domain-containing protein — MELEANSAITPIIGAVAGLWRYPVKSMMGEELETAQLTERGVLGDRAYAVIDQATGKVASAKNPRRWPQLFGFSAAYAAPPRAGDALPPVVIGLPGGEAIRSDSPLINRRLAALLDREVTLACDVPAQPHLEEYWPDLATLLAHRDEVTDEAMPPGTFFDCAPIHVLTTATLARLSELYPEGRFEPRRFRPNLLIASNAGSAAFPENDWVGRTLAIGAEVQLKISGNTGRCVMTTLAQGGLPRDLAILRTAATHNQANVGVYATVTRAGLIRPGDSITLV; from the coding sequence ATGGAGCTTGAAGCGAATTCCGCAATCACGCCGATAATCGGCGCCGTCGCCGGGCTCTGGCGCTACCCGGTAAAATCGATGATGGGTGAGGAGCTCGAAACCGCGCAGTTAACCGAGCGCGGCGTGCTCGGCGATCGCGCCTACGCGGTAATCGACCAGGCGACTGGCAAGGTCGCGAGCGCCAAGAATCCCCGCAGATGGCCGCAGCTCTTCGGGTTCAGCGCAGCCTATGCTGCGCCGCCCCGCGCCGGCGACGCGCTTCCTCCGGTGGTCATCGGGCTGCCCGGCGGCGAGGCGATCCGCAGCGACTCGCCGTTGATCAATCGCCGCCTCGCCGCACTGCTCGATCGCGAGGTTACACTCGCGTGCGACGTCCCCGCGCAGCCCCATCTCGAGGAATACTGGCCCGACCTCGCGACCCTGCTGGCCCATCGCGACGAAGTTACCGACGAGGCGATGCCGCCCGGCACCTTCTTCGATTGCGCGCCGATTCACGTGTTGACCACGGCGACCCTCGCGCGCCTGTCCGAGCTCTATCCCGAGGGGCGCTTCGAGCCGCGTCGTTTTCGCCCCAACCTGCTGATTGCGAGCAATGCGGGCTCGGCAGCGTTTCCCGAAAACGACTGGGTGGGCCGCACCCTTGCGATCGGTGCCGAGGTTCAGCTCAAGATTTCCGGCAACACCGGCCGCTGCGTGATGACCACGCTGGCGCAGGGCGGGCTGCCGCGTGACCTCGCGATCCTGCGCACCGCCGCTACCCACAATCAAGCCAATGTCGGCGTTTACGCCACGGTCACGCGCGCAGGTCTCATCCGCCCGGGCGACTCGATCACGCTGGTGTGA
- a CDS encoding APC family permease has protein sequence MNQAEVPQTRLRANCLNFSEVSAMAIALISPTMTAALIVPLMYSSAGNASWLAYLFGTVMRLFVALNLNQFARRSTSAGSMYAYTVMGLGTTAGNVSGWCLLWAYLFIGTAGMTGFTIFANTLLGMVGLQLPPFILFALCGAVIWFLAYKDIQLSSVLMLVLEGISVALILILCAIVLFGQNSIFDPAQIKVEGASFSGVSLGVVTAIFSLVGFECATAFGAETKDALRTIPRAVIVSLLLTGAFFVFVSYTEVLGFIGYKTTLDKVDAPLNVLADLMSVGWLKAPISAGAMISFFSLALSCLNSGARIMFPMGQMNVLPVGIGSSHKTNGTPHVAVTVMAALIFIVPVALTALFKLEVLDAFNDAGTFGAFGFLGAYFLISLAAPAYLKHWGRLTAKEIAIPAISVVLLMVPAVGSVYPVPSWPVNIFPYIFLGYLAIGMAWFMILQRRPRFALSVRQKISSEHSASINLKLVARPEPRERVTA, from the coding sequence ATGAATCAAGCAGAGGTCCCCCAAACCCGCCTGCGAGCGAACTGCCTGAACTTCAGCGAAGTGTCCGCGATGGCGATCGCGCTCATCTCACCGACCATGACCGCGGCCCTCATCGTCCCGCTGATGTACAGCAGCGCCGGCAACGCGAGCTGGCTCGCGTACCTGTTCGGCACCGTGATGCGCCTGTTTGTCGCGCTTAACCTGAACCAGTTCGCGCGCCGCTCGACGTCTGCGGGCTCGATGTACGCCTACACGGTGATGGGACTGGGGACGACGGCCGGCAACGTTTCTGGCTGGTGCCTGCTGTGGGCCTATCTGTTTATCGGCACGGCGGGGATGACCGGCTTCACGATCTTCGCCAATACGCTGCTCGGCATGGTGGGTCTGCAACTGCCGCCCTTCATCCTGTTCGCGCTCTGCGGCGCGGTCATCTGGTTCCTGGCCTACAAGGATATTCAGCTTTCGAGCGTGCTGATGCTGGTGCTGGAAGGCATCTCGGTGGCGCTGATCCTGATTCTGTGCGCGATCGTGCTGTTCGGGCAAAACTCGATCTTCGATCCCGCGCAGATCAAGGTCGAGGGCGCCTCCTTCTCGGGCGTGAGCCTGGGCGTCGTCACGGCGATCTTCAGCCTGGTCGGTTTCGAATGCGCCACCGCCTTTGGCGCCGAGACGAAGGACGCCCTGCGCACGATTCCGCGCGCGGTGATCGTGAGCCTGCTGCTGACCGGCGCGTTTTTCGTTTTCGTCTCCTACACCGAGGTGCTCGGCTTTATCGGCTACAAGACCACGCTCGATAAGGTTGACGCGCCGCTCAACGTGCTCGCCGATCTGATGAGCGTCGGCTGGCTCAAGGCGCCGATTTCGGCGGGCGCGATGATCAGCTTCTTTTCGCTGGCGCTCTCCTGCCTCAACTCCGGCGCGCGCATCATGTTCCCGATGGGTCAGATGAACGTGCTGCCTGTCGGGATCGGATCCTCGCACAAGACCAACGGCACGCCGCACGTGGCAGTAACCGTGATGGCGGCGCTGATCTTCATTGTTCCGGTTGCGCTGACCGCGCTGTTCAAGCTCGAAGTGCTCGACGCCTTCAACGACGCGGGCACCTTCGGCGCCTTCGGCTTTCTCGGCGCCTATTTTCTGATTTCGCTGGCGGCGCCCGCCTACCTCAAACATTGGGGCAGGCTGACGGCGAAGGAGATCGCGATCCCGGCGATCTCCGTGGTGCTCCTGATGGTGCCAGCCGTCGGCAGCGTCTACCCGGTCCCGTCGTGGCCGGTGAACATATTTCCATACATCTTTCTCGGCTATCTCGCGATCGGGATGGCCTGGTTCATGATCCTGCAGCGCCGGCCGAGGTTCGCCTTAAGCGTCAGGCAGAAGATCAGCTCGGAGCACAGTGCATCGATCAACCTGAAACTCGTAGCCAGGCCGGAGCCACGCGAACGGGTGACCGCCTGA